In one Dermacentor albipictus isolate Rhodes 1998 colony chromosome 4, USDA_Dalb.pri_finalv2, whole genome shotgun sequence genomic region, the following are encoded:
- the LOC135915443 gene encoding uncharacterized protein → MTPASEWWLFDTWHVLLLLAGSAAACCVLLIAWKVAQMVRIARKRQLLAKHVQEGYVFLGETNVAMEYSCLENDTRHYRLLEAAQTL, encoded by the coding sequence GTGGCTCTTCGACACATGGCACGTGCTGCTCTTGCTTGCCGGCTCGGCGGCCGCATGCTGCGTCCTCCTGATCGCCTGGAAGGTGGCGCAGATGGTCCGCATTGCGCGGAAGCGCCAGCTGCTCGCCAAACACGTCCAGGAAGGGTACGTCTTTCTCGGTGAGACCAACGTGGCTATGGAGTACAGCTGCCTGGAGAACGACACGCGCCACTACCGGCTCCTGGAGGCTGCGCAAACGCTGTGA